One window of Cellulomonas shaoxiangyii genomic DNA carries:
- a CDS encoding calcium-binding protein has protein sequence MRRTRIGLTVATVLAATLLVPAPAWAGDVQREEFWRVPSDPWQVIGFGPTNEPDVTARGGALTIGEDTLVMQLEGRSASDWTGSANRLTGWDVDFRMRLGRDATVSCSAELGGTPATLVWLGDNTELMQLGFGPGELCITHPYADQESIPLDTQRWHRYQVEARGKHVRIRVDGRTVVDREFSGTGQGTVGVGFETHEGTSTWDWFRYDTAPEHRCTVRGTAGADTLRGTRGADVICAGDGDDRLLGLGGDDVLIGGDGDDTLLGGDGGDLLQGGLGDDTLDNGTGNGRAEGGFGDDRFVTGAAPDGAQQLAGGPGHDVADYSARTGGVTIALDGNGGDGAPGEGDAVGAGNGWGQADVEEVRGGHGDDVLTGSPWSSTLVGGPGADRLRGRDSADVLDGVDGVEGNDVLDGGGGPDTCTADPADEVLACNDPSPSPTPTPRYTMPPPPPTSPAPSPSRPPLTTPSPSGSPVGTADPTAVGTPRPTPVTTP, from the coding sequence ATGAGGCGTACCCGGATCGGCCTGACCGTTGCGACGGTCCTGGCCGCCACCCTGCTCGTGCCCGCACCGGCCTGGGCCGGTGACGTGCAGCGCGAGGAGTTCTGGCGCGTCCCGTCCGACCCGTGGCAGGTGATCGGGTTCGGCCCCACGAACGAGCCGGACGTGACCGCCCGCGGCGGCGCCCTGACGATCGGGGAGGACACGCTCGTCATGCAGCTGGAGGGCCGGTCGGCGTCCGACTGGACGGGCTCGGCGAACCGGCTGACCGGCTGGGACGTGGACTTCCGCATGCGGCTGGGGCGTGACGCCACGGTCTCGTGCTCCGCCGAGCTCGGCGGCACGCCCGCGACGCTGGTGTGGCTGGGTGACAACACCGAGCTCATGCAGCTCGGTTTCGGCCCGGGCGAGCTCTGCATCACGCACCCCTACGCGGACCAGGAGTCGATCCCCCTGGACACCCAGCGCTGGCACCGGTACCAGGTGGAGGCCCGCGGCAAGCACGTGCGGATCAGGGTCGACGGCCGCACCGTCGTGGACCGGGAGTTCAGCGGGACCGGACAGGGCACCGTGGGCGTCGGCTTCGAGACGCACGAGGGCACCTCGACGTGGGACTGGTTCCGGTACGACACCGCACCGGAGCACCGGTGCACGGTCCGCGGCACGGCCGGTGCGGACACGCTGCGCGGCACGCGCGGCGCGGACGTCATCTGCGCCGGCGACGGCGACGACCGGCTCCTCGGCCTCGGCGGTGACGACGTCCTCATCGGCGGGGACGGCGACGACACGCTGCTGGGCGGCGACGGGGGCGACCTGCTCCAGGGCGGCCTCGGCGACGACACGCTCGACAACGGCACCGGGAACGGGCGCGCCGAGGGCGGCTTCGGCGACGACCGGTTCGTCACCGGGGCGGCGCCCGACGGTGCGCAGCAGCTCGCCGGCGGGCCCGGGCACGACGTCGCCGACTACAGCGCGCGCACCGGCGGCGTGACGATCGCGCTCGACGGCAACGGCGGCGACGGCGCCCCGGGCGAGGGCGACGCGGTCGGCGCGGGGAACGGCTGGGGACAGGCGGACGTCGAGGAGGTCCGCGGCGGGCACGGGGACGACGTGCTCACCGGTTCCCCCTGGTCCTCCACGCTCGTCGGCGGTCCCGGTGCCGACCGCCTGCGCGGCAGGGACTCGGCGGACGTGCTCGACGGTGTCGACGGCGTCGAGGGCAACGACGTGCTCGACGGCGGTGGCGGGCCGGACACGTGCACGGCGGACCCCGCCGACGAGGTGCTCGCCTGCAACGACCCGAGCCCGTCGCCGACGCCCACGCCGCGGTACACGATGCCGCCACCCCCGCCGACCAGCCCGGCGCCGTCGCCGAGCCGGCCGCCCCTCACCACGCCGTCCCCGAGCGGGTCGCCGGTGGGCACGGCTGACCCGACGGCGGTCGGCACACCGAGACCGACGCCGGTCACGACGCCGTAG
- a CDS encoding vWA domain-containing protein yields the protein MRISSSKNPLGVADRRARAAIRARVPRRALAAAVAVVLAGGALGACSAEGAGDAGYDQEAAYDGSVMTEEWRDVPVDEQEEYDDSPEQPFQDVTTSPLSTFASDVDTASYSNLRRQLREGVAPQGVRIEELVNYFDYDYAAPEPGAADPFTVEAQVADAPWAPDHQLAMIGVQATDATPTSRGNNIVFLLDVSGSMEDPNKLPLLADSFELLVERLDEDDTVSIVTYAGSDQVLADSVPGDRRDELVRTLRGLRAGGSTGGASGLETAYELATKNFVEGGNNRVVLATDGDFNVGPSTPEQLTELIEEHARSGVYISVLGFGMGNLKDNTMEAIADHGNGNYAYIDTIEEARKVLVHEFDSTMFVVAQDLKLQVEFNPATVAQYRLLGYDNRRLEDEDFADDTKDAGDVGAGHSVTAFYELVPTQGEADDDGLRYQDVEAGDSDDFFTVHVRYKQPGAAESTEVVVPTGADAYTDDPTADFRFASAVAEFGLAVSGSEHAEGADPGRARERAESALGEDDYGLRSEFVDLVGTYLRITG from the coding sequence ATGCGCATCTCGTCGTCGAAGAATCCCCTGGGGGTGGCCGACCGGCGGGCCCGTGCGGCAATTCGCGCACGGGTGCCGCGGCGCGCGCTGGCCGCTGCGGTCGCCGTCGTCCTCGCGGGCGGCGCGCTCGGTGCCTGCAGCGCGGAGGGTGCGGGCGACGCCGGGTACGACCAGGAGGCCGCGTACGACGGCTCCGTCATGACCGAGGAGTGGCGCGACGTCCCCGTGGACGAGCAGGAGGAGTACGACGACTCCCCGGAGCAGCCGTTCCAGGACGTGACCACCAGCCCGCTGTCGACGTTCGCCTCCGACGTCGACACGGCCTCGTACAGCAACCTGCGCCGCCAGCTCCGCGAGGGCGTCGCGCCGCAGGGCGTGCGGATCGAGGAGCTCGTCAACTACTTCGACTACGACTACGCGGCGCCGGAGCCGGGGGCGGCGGACCCGTTCACCGTCGAGGCCCAGGTCGCGGACGCGCCGTGGGCGCCCGACCACCAGCTCGCGATGATCGGGGTGCAGGCCACGGACGCCACGCCCACGAGCCGCGGCAACAACATCGTCTTCCTGCTCGACGTCTCGGGGTCGATGGAGGACCCGAACAAGCTGCCGCTGCTCGCCGACTCCTTCGAGCTGCTGGTCGAGCGGCTCGACGAGGACGACACCGTGTCGATCGTGACCTACGCCGGCAGCGACCAGGTGCTCGCCGACTCCGTGCCCGGCGACCGGCGCGACGAGCTGGTGCGGACCCTGCGCGGGCTGCGCGCGGGCGGGTCGACCGGCGGTGCGTCGGGGCTGGAGACGGCGTACGAGCTGGCGACGAAGAACTTCGTCGAGGGCGGGAACAACCGCGTCGTCCTCGCGACCGACGGCGACTTCAACGTCGGCCCGTCGACCCCCGAGCAGCTCACCGAGCTCATCGAGGAGCACGCCCGCTCGGGGGTCTACATCTCGGTGCTCGGCTTCGGCATGGGCAACCTCAAGGACAACACCATGGAGGCCATCGCGGACCACGGCAACGGCAACTACGCGTACATCGACACCATCGAGGAGGCGCGCAAGGTGCTGGTGCACGAGTTCGACTCGACGATGTTCGTCGTCGCGCAGGACCTCAAGCTCCAGGTCGAGTTCAACCCCGCGACCGTCGCGCAGTACCGGCTGCTGGGCTACGACAACCGGCGCCTGGAGGACGAGGACTTCGCCGACGACACCAAGGACGCCGGCGACGTCGGTGCGGGTCACTCGGTCACCGCGTTCTACGAGCTGGTCCCGACGCAGGGCGAGGCGGACGACGACGGTCTGCGGTACCAGGACGTCGAGGCCGGCGACTCCGACGACTTCTTCACCGTGCACGTGCGCTACAAGCAGCCGGGCGCGGCCGAGAGCACCGAGGTCGTCGTGCCCACGGGTGCCGACGCCTACACCGACGACCCCACCGCCGACTTCCGGTTCGCCTCGGCGGTGGCCGAGTTCGGCCTCGCGGTGTCCGGCTCGGAGCACGCCGAGGGTGCCGACCCGGGACGTGCGCGGGAACGCGCCGAGTCGGCGCTCGGGGAGGACGACTACGGCCTGCGGTCGGAGTTCGTCGACCTCGTCGGGACGTACCTGCGGATCACCGGCTGA
- a CDS encoding 3'-5' exonuclease: MVATVRGWLAAGVPAEEVAVLHRFNSQAVKVTAALRDAGIAVAGDGSPYFDRREVRQVLTLLRRHADRSPADPAADALAHALTEAGYDPDSPPDGTGAARERWDALDALRTLVGSLPAHLTGSVRALSADLDRRAADDHAPPGRGAVTVTTIHKAKGLEWEACLLVRATDGSLPSVYATTPAELAEERRLAYVAVTRARRHLVATWAAGRPGRSGGRPARRSPFLDALEPVRAAHTRSGPERRAAARASSSAPAAAFAAGQRVTHDRHGLGKVVDVRAGRVTVDFGSGGRLTVTPDHRLIPL; the protein is encoded by the coding sequence ATCGTCGCGACCGTCCGCGGCTGGCTGGCCGCAGGCGTGCCGGCCGAGGAGGTCGCGGTCCTGCACCGGTTCAACTCCCAGGCCGTGAAGGTGACCGCGGCGCTGCGCGACGCCGGCATCGCGGTGGCCGGTGACGGGTCGCCCTACTTCGACCGCCGCGAGGTCCGCCAGGTGCTCACGCTGCTGCGCCGGCACGCGGACCGGTCCCCCGCCGACCCCGCGGCCGACGCGCTGGCGCACGCGCTGACCGAGGCCGGGTACGACCCCGACAGCCCGCCCGACGGCACCGGCGCGGCCCGCGAGCGCTGGGACGCCCTGGACGCGCTGCGCACGCTGGTCGGCTCGCTGCCGGCGCACCTGACCGGCTCGGTCCGCGCCCTGTCCGCCGACCTCGACCGCCGGGCCGCCGACGACCACGCGCCGCCGGGGCGCGGTGCCGTCACGGTGACGACGATCCACAAAGCCAAGGGCCTGGAGTGGGAGGCGTGCCTGCTCGTCCGCGCGACCGACGGCTCGCTGCCGTCGGTGTACGCGACGACGCCGGCCGAGCTGGCCGAGGAGCGGCGCCTCGCGTACGTGGCCGTGACGCGGGCACGCCGGCACCTGGTGGCGACGTGGGCGGCGGGCCGCCCGGGGCGGTCGGGTGGCCGGCCCGCGCGGCGGTCGCCGTTCCTCGACGCGCTGGAGCCCGTCCGCGCCGCGCACACGCGCTCCGGGCCGGAACGGCGTGCGGCGGCCCGCGCCTCGTCGTCGGCGCCCGCGGCGGCGTTCGCCGCCGGTCAGCGGGTCACGCACGACCGCCACGGCCTCGGCAAGGTCGTCGACGTCCGCGCGGGCCGGGTCACCGTGGACTTCGGCTCGGGCGGCCGGCTGACCGTGACGCCGGACCACCGGCTCATCCCGCTGTGA